One genomic region from Leptolyngbyaceae cyanobacterium JSC-12 encodes:
- a CDS encoding methyltransferase, FkbM family (IMG reference gene:2510096115~PFAM: Tetratricopeptide repeat~TIGRFAM: methyltransferase, FkbM family) — protein sequence MAIAAQLSLAQQHYQAGNLPDAETAYRQVVEDDPEHIEAWFWLALVTDQQGRPMEAIAHYQKVLQLQPNSAEAHGNLGSVWLKLRRFDEAIAHHRKSVELMPQNAKAHYNLAIALYENNQVDEAITYYQQAVALMPEYANAHHNLGMALYRQGKADEAITHYQKAIALEPNHASARNSLGVALYQQGKIDEAIEQYRQAIATLPNYVSAHDNLGIALKQQQKLEEAATHFQTAISLRPDYANAYINLGNTMRELGNYDQAIAYCRESIRLQPTNADAHNTYGCVLVDLGRFEEAIACYEAAIQHRPDFADAHLNLGIILLQVGEFRRGFAEYHWRWHTKQCPDLRYTHALWKGEDLTGKIILLTAEQGFGDTIQFARYATLVAQRGGKVVIACQKPLVRLLSTIPGVSHCADRDKDNVETHVHSPLLELPYILGTTLETIPATVPYVFPPTDTTIQLQSFPNVRCKIGFVWATNPNNSTSGKRSCSVKNFLSLLEIPEIALYSLQKEAPEADRALLQGRERLQDVQDQLTDFADTAAAITQLDLVITVDTAVAHLAGALGKPTWLLLAHVPDWRWLTNRDDSPWYPTMRLFRQNKPGEWAEVFARVKQALADKVAGRSQEDSRLPILDSRSGQSQMHQSFISNYQSPISSSPSPIPHPLSPSLPASLSPSLPLTGFNRIKQCRHGFFLHNVSDLMVGRSLDLYGEWCEAEVNLFKSLLQLGNTVVEVGAHIGAHTVVLAKTVGLQGKVFAIEPQRMIFQTLCANLALNSITNTHTYQIALGEAFGFVPIADLTRQATHATVGGIQGEQVQMATLDSFAIPQCRFLKLDVGEMLLSVLKGATQTLQRCHPILYLVSDRPNSQKEAIAHLTTLDYDLYAYNPPLYRHDNYFQNPRNVFGSATLHNVLGFHRSLNITVNGLERIQVSSLQI from the coding sequence ATGGCGATCGCAGCGCAGCTTTCTCTAGCACAACAACACTACCAGGCGGGCAATTTACCGGATGCCGAAACAGCCTATCGGCAGGTGGTAGAGGATGATCCGGAGCATATTGAGGCGTGGTTTTGGCTGGCGCTGGTGACCGATCAGCAGGGCAGACCCATGGAAGCAATCGCGCATTATCAAAAAGTGCTGCAACTCCAGCCTAACTCGGCAGAGGCGCACGGCAATTTGGGATCTGTGTGGCTGAAACTACGCCGATTTGATGAAGCGATCGCCCATCATCGCAAGTCTGTGGAATTAATGCCGCAAAACGCCAAAGCGCACTACAACCTAGCGATCGCGCTATACGAGAATAATCAGGTCGATGAGGCAATCACTTACTATCAGCAAGCAGTTGCCCTGATGCCGGAATATGCCAATGCCCACCACAACTTAGGGATGGCACTGTATCGCCAGGGGAAAGCCGACGAAGCAATCACGCATTATCAAAAAGCAATAGCGCTAGAACCGAATCATGCCAGTGCCCGTAATAGCTTGGGGGTGGCATTATATCAACAGGGCAAAATCGATGAGGCAATTGAGCAATACCGTCAGGCGATCGCAACGTTGCCCAACTATGTTAGCGCTCATGACAACCTGGGTATTGCCTTAAAACAGCAACAAAAGCTGGAAGAAGCCGCCACCCATTTTCAAACCGCCATCTCCCTCCGTCCCGACTACGCCAACGCCTACATCAACCTGGGCAACACCATGCGCGAGTTGGGGAATTATGACCAGGCGATCGCCTATTGTCGAGAATCGATTCGCCTCCAGCCCACCAATGCCGATGCTCACAACACTTATGGCTGCGTATTGGTTGATCTGGGACGGTTTGAGGAAGCGATTGCCTGCTACGAAGCCGCCATCCAGCACCGTCCCGATTTTGCCGATGCTCACCTCAACCTGGGGATTATCTTGCTGCAAGTGGGTGAGTTTCGGCGGGGATTTGCCGAATACCATTGGCGCTGGCATACCAAACAATGCCCAGATCTGCGCTACACCCATGCCCTCTGGAAAGGCGAAGACCTCACGGGCAAAATCATTCTCCTCACTGCAGAGCAGGGGTTTGGGGACACCATCCAGTTTGCTCGCTACGCCACACTAGTCGCGCAACGGGGTGGCAAAGTGGTCATTGCCTGCCAAAAACCACTCGTTCGATTACTTTCCACCATTCCAGGGGTATCTCACTGCGCCGATCGCGACAAGGACAACGTAGAAACCCATGTCCACAGCCCGTTGCTGGAACTCCCCTACATCCTAGGCACCACTCTGGAAACTATTCCAGCAACCGTTCCCTACGTCTTCCCACCAACCGATACCACCATTCAACTTCAATCCTTTCCCAACGTTCGCTGCAAAATTGGTTTTGTTTGGGCAACCAACCCCAATAACTCTACCTCTGGTAAACGCTCCTGCTCCGTTAAAAATTTTTTGTCATTGCTAGAAATACCTGAAATTGCCCTTTACAGCTTGCAAAAAGAAGCTCCAGAAGCCGATCGTGCGCTGCTGCAAGGACGAGAACGGCTCCAAGATGTGCAAGATCAACTGACTGATTTTGCGGATACTGCTGCGGCGATCACCCAACTCGATCTTGTTATTACCGTCGATACTGCAGTTGCCCATCTTGCTGGGGCGTTGGGCAAACCTACCTGGTTATTGCTGGCACATGTCCCCGATTGGCGCTGGCTAACAAACCGGGATGATAGCCCCTGGTATCCCACCATGCGACTATTTCGACAAAACAAACCCGGTGAATGGGCAGAGGTCTTTGCACGAGTCAAGCAGGCATTAGCCGATAAAGTTGCGGGAAGGAGTCAGGAGGATTCTAGATTGCCGATTTTAGATTCCAGATCAGGGCAATCACAGATGCATCAATCATTCATCTCCAATTATCAATCTCCAATTTCATCTTCCCCATCCCCCATCCCCCATCCGCTTTCTCCATCCTTGCCAGCTTCCCTATCTCCCTCCCTCCCCCTTACAGGTTTCAACCGGATCAAACAGTGCCGTCATGGGTTTTTCCTGCACAATGTCAGCGATTTAATGGTGGGGCGATCGCTGGATTTGTATGGTGAGTGGTGCGAGGCAGAAGTCAATTTGTTTAAGTCGCTGCTTCAGCTTGGCAATACAGTGGTGGAGGTGGGTGCCCATATTGGAGCACATACAGTTGTTCTGGCAAAGACGGTGGGGTTGCAAGGAAAGGTGTTTGCCATAGAGCCGCAGCGTATGATTTTTCAAACGCTTTGTGCAAATCTGGCTCTGAATAGCATTACCAATACGCACACTTACCAGATTGCTCTGGGTGAAGCTTTTGGCTTTGTGCCTATTGCAGATCTGACGAGGCAAGCAACTCACGCCACAGTGGGAGGAATACAGGGCGAACAGGTGCAGATGGCGACGCTGGATAGTTTTGCGATTCCCCAGTGTCGATTTTTGAAGCTGGATGTGGGCGAAATGCTGCTGTCGGTCTTGAAAGGTGCAACACAAACTTTACAGCGCTGCCATCCAATTCTGTATTTGGTTAGCGATCGCCCAAATTCTCAGAAGGAGGCGATTGCTCATTTAACAACCCTCGATTACGACCTGTATGCCTACAATCCACCACTTTACCGCCACGACAATTACTTTCAAAATCCCCGCAATGTGTTCGGCTCTGCAACACTGCATAATGTCCTGGGATTCCATCGCAGCCTTAACATTACGGTAAACGGATTGGAGCGCATTCAAGTTTCAAGTCTGCAAATTTAA
- a CDS encoding prepilin signal peptidase PulO-like peptidase (IMG reference gene:2510096116~PFAM: Bacterial Peptidase A24 N-terminal domain; Type IV leader peptidase family) has product MNILLTLLIYLLILWLGASIGSFLSVVVHRVPAGLSIVHPSSRCPKCGHPLTLNENIPVLGWLWLKGRCSACRTPIPVRYPLLEAGSGIVFVLIFALFGVSWETVGYWTFFSWLLALALIDIDTMTLPNSLTQSGLVAGLGFQALLGLSATASLAGSIQQLMDGVLGAVLGIWLVDAIAIVGTVALGQAAMGGGDAKLSAMMGAWIGWKLLLLAGFLACAMGAFAGGTAIALGLLNRRQPFPFGPFLALGGFIAAIWGNGIITFYLQLFFPTLEYYSRYHR; this is encoded by the coding sequence ATGAATATTCTCCTGACGCTGCTTATCTACCTTCTGATTCTTTGGTTAGGTGCATCAATTGGCAGTTTCTTAAGTGTTGTTGTTCATCGGGTACCTGCGGGATTGTCGATTGTGCATCCGTCGTCCCGTTGTCCTAAGTGTGGGCATCCGTTGACGTTGAACGAAAATATTCCAGTGTTGGGATGGTTGTGGTTGAAGGGGCGATGTTCTGCTTGCCGTACTCCTATCCCGGTTCGCTATCCCCTACTTGAAGCGGGTTCGGGTATCGTTTTTGTTCTGATTTTTGCTCTGTTTGGAGTGTCCTGGGAAACGGTTGGGTACTGGACGTTCTTTAGCTGGTTGCTGGCGCTGGCGCTGATTGATATAGACACAATGACATTACCTAACTCCCTGACTCAATCGGGTTTAGTGGCGGGGTTGGGGTTTCAAGCATTGCTTGGGTTATCGGCAACGGCTTCTCTGGCAGGCAGCATTCAACAACTGATGGACGGCGTTTTGGGAGCCGTGTTGGGCATTTGGCTGGTGGATGCGATCGCCATTGTTGGGACAGTTGCTTTAGGACAGGCAGCAATGGGCGGCGGGGATGCTAAACTCTCTGCCATGATGGGTGCCTGGATTGGCTGGAAGTTGTTGTTGCTGGCGGGGTTTCTTGCCTGTGCAATGGGGGCTTTTGCTGGAGGAACCGCGATCGCCCTGGGTTTGCTCAATCGTCGCCAACCATTCCCATTTGGCCCCTTTCTTGCCTTAGGAGGGTTCATTGCCGCCATTTGGGGAAACGGAATCATCACTTTTTACTTGCAACTCTTCTTTCCAACGTTGGAATACTATAGTCGTTACCATCGTTGA
- a CDS encoding hypothetical protein (IMG reference gene:2510096117) — MAYVSQKQPKHPPKPVVEDSDFDVLLDPGLIRSARMIYTTYYEVHPELIQRPLGVAINRFTHRGKLIFSGKPILLPQECFVPFSQIESDLYS, encoded by the coding sequence GTGGCATACGTTTCTCAAAAGCAACCCAAGCATCCACCAAAGCCAGTTGTAGAAGATTCAGACTTTGATGTGCTGCTGGATCCTGGCTTGATCCGTTCAGCCCGCATGATTTACACCACCTACTATGAAGTACACCCCGAATTAATCCAGCGTCCATTAGGAGTTGCCATTAACCGTTTTACCCATCGCGGCAAGCTGATTTTTTCTGGCAAACCCATTCTCCTGCCGCAAGAGTGCTTTGTTCCTTTTAGCCAGATTGAATCCGATTTGTATTCTTAG
- a CDS encoding 3-isopropylmalate dehydrogenase (IMG reference gene:2510096118~PFAM: Isocitrate/isopropylmalate dehydrogenase~TIGRFAM: 3-isopropylmalate dehydrogenase), with amino-acid sequence MTQYRITLLSGDGIGPEIMAVAVEVLKVVGQQFDLNFEFQEALMGGVAIEAKGEPLPAETVEICKASDAVLLAAIGDYKYDNLPRHLRPETGLLGLRSAMGLFANLRPAKILPQLIDASSLKREVVEGVDIMVVRELTGGIYFGQPKGIFATESGEKRGVNTMAYTESEIDRIGRVAFETARKRHKKLCSVDKANVLDVSQLWRDRMIALSAEYPDVELSHMYVDNAAMQLVRNPRQFDTIVTGNLFGDILSDEAAMLTGSIGMLPSASLSASGPGLFEPVHGSAPDIAGQDKANPIAQVLSAAMMLKYGLNQPAASDRIEQAVLKVLDDGKRTGDIMSEGMTAVGCKGMGEALIQTLSSSQA; translated from the coding sequence ATGACCCAGTATCGAATAACGCTACTTTCTGGTGACGGCATTGGACCCGAGATTATGGCAGTTGCTGTGGAAGTACTGAAAGTTGTAGGGCAGCAGTTTGATCTAAATTTTGAGTTTCAAGAAGCGCTGATGGGCGGTGTAGCGATCGAGGCAAAGGGTGAACCACTCCCCGCAGAAACTGTGGAAATCTGCAAAGCCAGTGATGCAGTATTACTCGCTGCGATCGGTGATTATAAGTATGACAACTTGCCACGCCATCTTCGTCCTGAAACAGGCTTATTAGGACTAAGATCCGCAATGGGTTTATTTGCCAATCTGCGCCCCGCCAAAATTTTGCCCCAATTGATCGATGCTTCCAGTCTGAAGCGAGAGGTTGTAGAAGGCGTAGATATTATGGTTGTCCGCGAGTTAACTGGAGGCATCTACTTTGGACAACCGAAAGGCATTTTTGCCACTGAGTCGGGCGAAAAGCGAGGGGTAAACACCATGGCTTATACTGAATCGGAAATTGACCGCATTGGGCGGGTTGCCTTTGAAACGGCGCGCAAACGTCATAAAAAACTATGTTCAGTGGATAAGGCAAATGTCCTCGATGTGTCGCAACTCTGGCGCGATCGCATGATTGCTCTATCTGCCGAGTATCCTGATGTCGAACTGTCTCATATGTATGTAGACAATGCTGCCATGCAACTCGTCCGCAACCCGCGCCAGTTCGATACGATCGTGACGGGTAATCTATTCGGCGATATTCTTTCCGACGAAGCTGCCATGCTGACAGGCAGTATTGGTATGTTGCCCTCTGCCAGTCTCAGCGCTTCTGGACCAGGCTTGTTTGAACCCGTGCATGGCTCTGCACCAGATATTGCTGGGCAGGATAAAGCGAACCCGATCGCTCAAGTCCTTAGTGCCGCCATGATGCTGAAGTATGGGCTGAACCAACCTGCTGCCAGCGATCGCATTGAACAAGCTGTGCTCAAAGTATTGGATGACGGTAAGCGCACTGGCGATATCATGTCCGAAGGGATGACTGCCGTTGGCTGCAAGGGGATGGGAGAAGCCTTGATTCAAACGTTGAGTAGTTCACAAGCTTAA
- a CDS encoding hydrogenase/urease accessory protein (IMG reference gene:2510096119~PFAM: HupE / UreJ protein), translated as MLKSSSLQLRVGLAGLAAMLLATPASAHHAMGGQIPANFSEGFLSGLAHPVIGIDHLTFVVAAGLLAVTKRQGIWIPIAFVLAALGGTGLHLMGVDLPASEFLIASSVLGFGILLALPQSPNLAGMIGLGAIAGIFHGYAYGEAIVGAEMTPLVSYLLGFTAIQLGIALLAAKVGRVAANLVDRTPQSLRYAGFTICGLGAAFTVSRLGL; from the coding sequence ATGTTGAAATCATCGTCATTGCAGTTGAGAGTTGGTTTGGCAGGACTTGCCGCCATGCTGCTAGCCACCCCTGCTAGCGCGCACCATGCGATGGGTGGGCAAATTCCAGCAAACTTCTCAGAAGGTTTTTTGTCTGGGTTGGCACATCCGGTTATTGGCATTGATCATTTGACGTTTGTGGTGGCAGCGGGATTGCTGGCAGTTACGAAGCGGCAGGGGATCTGGATTCCGATCGCATTTGTGCTAGCAGCATTGGGCGGCACTGGATTACATCTCATGGGTGTGGATTTGCCTGCGTCTGAGTTCTTGATTGCCTCATCAGTACTGGGATTTGGCATCCTGCTGGCACTTCCCCAAAGCCCCAATCTGGCAGGGATGATTGGATTGGGCGCGATCGCTGGAATTTTTCATGGATATGCTTATGGGGAAGCGATTGTTGGGGCAGAAATGACTCCCCTCGTGTCTTACCTGCTGGGCTTTACGGCAATTCAGCTAGGAATCGCCTTGCTAGCTGCAAAAGTCGGTCGAGTGGCAGCAAATTTAGTAGACCGCACACCCCAATCATTGCGCTATGCTGGCTTCACGATTTGCGGGTTGGGGGCAGCTTTTACGGTGTCCCGTCTTGGCTTATGA
- a CDS encoding ABC-type metal ion transport system, periplasmic component/surface adhesin (IMG reference gene:2510096120~PFAM: Periplasmic solute binding protein family), whose protein sequence is MQMIDQSRTYLQWIIVGCLLATGLLGCTQPNSTQPEAVGTNSNNPKVVSTSTIIADWSQEVGGNEIEHISILQPGADPHVYEPTPQDTRAFEEARLILYNGYNLEPGLIRLMKSSGKNAKQVAVGEVVQSLQMNKEGKGRVPDPHVWGDVKNAIAIVNRIRDELIELSPEDTATFTQNAAKLTTELKQLDQWIKQQIQTIPANQRQLVTTHDAFQYYANAYGLKVAGTLIGISTEEQPSAQTVRRLVEAIKATRTPAIFAETTINPTLIETVANTAGVKLASQKLYSDSIGAPGSNGDSYIKMMVANTTAITENLGGKVTPFQPNPE, encoded by the coding sequence ATGCAGATGATTGATCAATCTCGAACTTATCTTCAGTGGATCATAGTGGGATGCTTGCTGGCAACTGGGTTGCTAGGGTGCACACAACCCAATTCAACCCAGCCCGAAGCAGTAGGGACAAATTCCAATAATCCAAAAGTCGTTTCCACCAGCACGATCATTGCCGATTGGAGCCAGGAGGTGGGAGGTAACGAGATTGAGCACATTAGCATCTTGCAGCCAGGAGCCGATCCCCACGTATACGAACCAACGCCCCAAGATACTCGCGCCTTTGAAGAAGCCAGGCTGATTTTGTACAACGGCTATAATCTGGAGCCAGGATTAATTCGATTGATGAAATCGAGCGGCAAAAATGCTAAACAGGTCGCTGTTGGAGAAGTCGTTCAGTCCTTGCAGATGAATAAGGAGGGGAAAGGCAGAGTACCTGATCCCCATGTGTGGGGTGATGTGAAAAATGCGATCGCGATCGTGAACCGTATCCGTGATGAACTAATTGAACTATCACCAGAAGACACAGCCACCTTCACTCAAAACGCTGCCAAACTCACGACTGAACTGAAGCAACTCGATCAATGGATCAAGCAACAGATTCAAACTATCCCTGCCAATCAACGCCAATTGGTGACAACCCATGATGCATTTCAATACTATGCCAATGCCTATGGCTTAAAGGTTGCCGGAACTCTGATCGGCATTAGCACAGAAGAACAACCCAGTGCCCAAACGGTGAGGCGACTGGTAGAAGCAATTAAAGCCACTAGAACGCCTGCAATCTTTGCAGAAACCACAATTAACCCAACGCTGATTGAAACCGTTGCCAATACAGCAGGCGTTAAACTCGCGTCCCAAAAGCTCTATTCAGACTCGATCGGCGCACCTGGCAGCAATGGCGACAGCTACATCAAAATGATGGTGGCAAACACTACAGCCATTACCGAAAACCTTGGTGGCAAGGTGACTCCATTCCAGCCCAACCCCGAATAA
- a CDS encoding carbohydrate ABC transporter membrane protein 2, CUT1 family (IMG reference gene:2510096121~PFAM: Binding-protein-dependent transport system inner membrane component), producing the protein MQTNHSTVWRNLWMYTLLAAIAIVMLIPLVWLVGTSLKSPTEDIFQFPPRLFPEQLTLQNFVTVWESHPFGRYLINSTIVAVLTVLLNLLFCSLAAYPLARLEFRGREVIFTAIVATIMIPFQIVMIPLYVLAVQLGLRNTYLGVIFPTIASAFGIFLLRQAFRGVPKELEEAARIDGCSELGIWWYVMLPSIRPALLTLAIFVFIGAWSDFLWPLIVLDRPEYYTLPLGVAALAGTFSLDWRLIAAGSVISILPILVFFIVMQRYIVPSEAGSGVKG; encoded by the coding sequence ATGCAAACCAACCACTCGACTGTCTGGCGAAACCTCTGGATGTATACCCTGCTGGCAGCGATCGCCATTGTCATGCTAATTCCCCTAGTCTGGCTGGTTGGAACGTCGCTGAAATCTCCCACAGAAGATATTTTTCAGTTTCCACCGCGCTTATTCCCAGAACAACTGACCTTACAAAACTTTGTCACTGTTTGGGAAAGCCATCCTTTTGGACGCTATCTCATCAACAGCACAATCGTTGCCGTGCTGACGGTGCTCCTCAACCTGTTGTTTTGTTCCTTGGCAGCCTATCCCTTGGCACGATTGGAGTTTCGAGGGCGAGAGGTAATTTTTACCGCGATCGTCGCTACGATTATGATTCCATTTCAAATTGTGATGATTCCGTTGTATGTGTTAGCTGTACAACTAGGGTTGCGAAACACTTATCTAGGCGTGATTTTCCCCACAATCGCCTCTGCCTTCGGGATTTTTCTACTACGACAAGCCTTTCGAGGTGTTCCTAAAGAGTTGGAAGAAGCTGCCCGGATAGATGGCTGTTCGGAATTGGGCATCTGGTGGTACGTAATGCTGCCCTCAATTCGCCCAGCCCTACTAACGCTAGCAATTTTTGTCTTTATTGGTGCCTGGAGTGATTTCTTATGGCCCCTAATTGTGCTTGACCGCCCAGAATACTATACTTTGCCGCTTGGAGTCGCAGCCCTTGCCGGAACTTTCTCCCTCGATTGGCGCTTAATAGCTGCGGGTTCTGTTATCTCTATCTTGCCCATCCTGGTGTTCTTTATTGTGATGCAGCGCTACATTGTGCCCAGCGAAGCCGGAAGCGGAGTCAAAGGGTGA
- a CDS encoding haloacid dehalogenase superfamily protein, subfamily IA, variant 3 with third motif having DD or ED (IMG reference gene:2510096122~PFAM: haloacid dehalogenase-like hydrolase~TIGRFAM: haloacid dehalogenase superfamily, subfamily IA, variant 3 with third motif having DD or ED) — MLKALLFDLDGTLANTDPIHYATWKDVLREYGLTIDRKFYDENFSGRLNAAIVANLLPQLSAEAGAQLSWNKEAEFRKRASGELRPLAGLMDILQWANTQHLQQAVVTNAPVENAEFMLRVLKLDTYFHTVVIAENLERGKPDPLPYQVALDRLGVSAEAAVAFEDSPSGIRSAVGAGVLTVGIASTHAAAELYAVGAKLVVENFADPKLDELLRFSLHRSPHAIPTATGL, encoded by the coding sequence ATGCTCAAAGCCTTATTGTTTGACCTGGATGGTACTCTGGCAAATACTGACCCAATTCACTACGCCACCTGGAAAGATGTCTTGAGAGAGTACGGACTAACGATTGACCGAAAATTTTATGATGAAAATTTTAGTGGGCGGTTAAATGCGGCTATCGTAGCGAATTTGCTGCCGCAGTTGTCAGCCGAAGCCGGAGCACAACTCAGTTGGAATAAGGAAGCCGAATTTCGCAAACGAGCCTCTGGTGAGTTGCGGCCGTTGGCTGGACTGATGGATATTCTGCAATGGGCAAATACTCAACACTTGCAGCAAGCGGTGGTCACGAATGCCCCGGTTGAAAATGCTGAATTCATGTTGCGAGTGCTGAAACTAGACACGTATTTCCATACCGTCGTGATTGCGGAAAATCTGGAACGAGGTAAACCTGACCCGTTACCCTACCAGGTTGCTTTAGACCGATTGGGGGTGTCAGCAGAGGCAGCCGTAGCCTTTGAAGATTCGCCTTCGGGGATTCGGTCTGCAGTAGGGGCGGGCGTGCTAACCGTGGGCATTGCTTCGACCCATGCGGCTGCAGAGCTTTATGCTGTGGGGGCTAAATTAGTTGTGGAAAATTTTGCCGATCCGAAGCTGGATGAATTGCTGAGGTTTTCCTTACACAGATCGCCACACGCCATCCCAACTGCCACCGGTCTCTAG
- a CDS encoding tocopherol cyclase (IMG reference gene:2510096123), which translates to MAFLLQPFSFQQVPHSGYHWSGDRRRFFEGWYFRVTLSECQQSFAFMYSIEDPSGSSIYSGGAAQILGPDDCYLCRTFPDVKHFWAWKNGLGLGHWRRRSHPSNDDRSPSVWSPSSFPINYLPVQSINPVTSEGYQVTDRWHQGYLQTPTGDSARWAFQVQPIYRWGTPFTLPQATAGWLSFLPIFEPGWQILVAHGFATGWIEWNGTRYIFHRSPFYAEKNWGGSFPQKWFWIQCNAFDTMPDLTLTAVGGRRQVLGQMESVGMIGIHCHGKFYEFVPWNASVRWEVTPWGFWKMAAESDRHRVEVIGTTSRVPALVRVPTQNGLVFACRDTTHGDLQVRLWEKLSDRLILEACSSLAGLETGGSWDGVWRSV; encoded by the coding sequence ATGGCTTTCTTATTACAGCCCTTTTCCTTCCAGCAGGTGCCTCATAGTGGTTATCACTGGAGCGGCGATCGCCGTCGTTTTTTTGAAGGTTGGTACTTTCGGGTCACTTTGTCCGAGTGTCAACAGTCCTTTGCCTTTATGTATTCCATTGAAGACCCAAGTGGCAGCAGTATTTATAGTGGTGGTGCTGCTCAAATTTTGGGACCTGATGACTGTTACTTATGTCGCACGTTTCCGGACGTTAAACACTTTTGGGCATGGAAAAACGGTTTAGGGCTAGGGCATTGGAGACGACGATCGCATCCAAGCAATGATGATCGCAGCCCCTCTGTCTGGTCTCCCTCCAGTTTCCCAATCAATTATTTACCTGTGCAATCCATTAATCCAGTCACTAGTGAGGGGTATCAGGTAACTGACCGCTGGCACCAAGGATATTTGCAAACACCAACGGGCGACAGTGCTCGGTGGGCTTTTCAGGTACAGCCCATATACCGCTGGGGAACACCTTTCACACTTCCACAGGCTACAGCTGGGTGGTTATCATTTTTGCCAATTTTTGAACCCGGTTGGCAAATCCTCGTGGCGCATGGATTCGCGACGGGCTGGATCGAGTGGAACGGAACTCGCTATATTTTTCACCGTTCACCTTTTTATGCTGAGAAAAACTGGGGCGGCTCCTTTCCGCAGAAATGGTTCTGGATTCAGTGCAATGCATTTGACACAATGCCTGATCTCACCTTAACGGCAGTTGGCGGACGACGCCAGGTGCTGGGGCAGATGGAATCCGTAGGGATGATCGGAATTCACTGTCATGGTAAGTTTTATGAGTTTGTCCCCTGGAATGCCAGTGTGCGCTGGGAGGTGACGCCGTGGGGTTTCTGGAAAATGGCAGCAGAAAGCGATCGCCACCGAGTTGAAGTAATCGGCACAACCTCGCGGGTTCCGGCATTAGTTCGAGTACCAACTCAAAACGGCTTGGTGTTTGCCTGCCGAGATACGACCCACGGCGATCTTCAGGTAAGGCTGTGGGAGAAACTCAGCGATCGCTTGATACTAGAGGCTTGCAGTTCCCTGGCAGGGCTAGAGACCGGTGGCAGTTGGGATGGCGTGTGGCGATCTGTGTAA